The following nucleotide sequence is from Mangifera indica cultivar Alphonso chromosome 1, CATAS_Mindica_2.1, whole genome shotgun sequence.
TGGCAAATGGGTTTCCGAAATTCGAGAGCCGAGAAAGCCTAATAGGATTTGGTTAGGCACATTTGCCTCTCCTGAAATGGCTGCAATTGCTTATGATGTGGCGGCGCTTGCCCTAAAAGGCCAGGAAGCTGAGCTTAACTTCCCAAACACGGCGGCTTCTTTGCCGATGCCTGCCTCGACCTCTCCCCGTGATATACAGGCGGCTTCAGCCTCTGCGGCGGCTGCCTTAGGGGCAGCAAAGGATGCTTTATTCGGGGTTGAGAGTCAGGAGAGTACTGAAACTAACATAGTAGCGTCAGAGACAGAGAGGGAAATGACGCAGCATGAATTTGTTGATGAGGATTTGATATTTGATTATCCTAATGTTCTTGTCAATATGGCTCAAGGTATGCTTCTGAGCCCTCCTCGTTTGGACATTGGTGGGGATTATGATGACGATGATGCCAATAATGCTGGAGAAGATCACAACCTTTGGAAATTCCCTTAAGTTTATCCttaaattaactaatatatatagtaACGATATTTTCTGgaccattaaaaaataaaaaccactaataaattaataaatcattatatctatatctatatctatatctatgtataaaaatgtttaaattaatgtATTGCGTGTATCTGTggctttcttttgtttttgttgtttgtgcAGGAAGCTTTTGCTACACCTTTATATGGTAGTGCTTCAAGTCTTGTACAATGTACAACTCTTAGAAcctgtataaataatataattttcaacttGGTTTGTTGCTTGCATTCGAGATTTTaacttcattttcattaaattctatatCTATCTATGCTCACACAGCTAGAAAATCTCtcattaaattcatttttttataatcttataataaaaataaataatttgcatGGGTAGTTTGTAAACTTGAAGTTGTTAATTATGGTCATCAACTACCACCAACCGAAGTCGCCACTACCAAATGGAAGATGTGATATTTGTCACTACATTTAGAACTTTTTGCATATTACTTGAATGGCATCATTCATCTATCAACAcctaattaatttacaaatggCACCGAGTGAGTTGTACTCAATCTCTTtgctcttctctttcttttcttggaTATTTAGAGCCTCATATAGAAAACTCGTGGAAACCCTAAAATTGCACCTAATTAAGTTAAGCAATTGCTCTTGTAattgaaagaggaagaaaagagatTATCCCAGATGCTTAAATCTCAAAATCAGAGTTCAGTTTCAGTGCTTCCGCTGAGAATTTTCAAGGCTAAGcaattagaaaaataacaaatcatCCATGGTTTGGTGAAGAAAAAGCAAGCAAGTTGAAGATCTAGTCAATTAGAATCATTAGGACGTTGAATTGATTAAGGGTTTGATAAGTTTTCTCTAACTATATAATTAACTTAACTTTCATCAATTATATATGGATTATCATGAATCAATAATCATGGATTTGTGTCAcaaatttgtgttttaaaaatgctttattaagattaaaaataatgaattaataattataaatttgtatcaaaaatctcgaaaaaaaattatgttacaaTGGTCTAACCTATTTATATTACTTAAGTCACGAGTaaccatataaaaatatattacatgaATTGTAATAAAAAGGAACTTATAAACAGGTGATTATGCGCCTCATAGGCATGAGGCCCACCTTACCTTATGTTGACATGTCAATCTCAAGATGTTTGTCCGCGTGTCACTCTTTTATTGGGTGTATGGAAAGTCGAGatggattttgacattttacCTTCTTTGGATGGCTGTCTCCTACTCATGCAATTcgtgtatataatatttaatatttattatctctACTGACCAAGTCCATCCACTATTTGctacaacataaaaataaaataaaataaaaacgaaATGCCTTTTGTGTCTTGttctataataatatattatttattattgaaatgagTAGAACATCGGTGGCAGGTTTTGAGAGAAAAACGGCAAGGCTAAAATTACACAGTATATTCaacacttaaaaataaataattgaaaatgtgtCTTTATACATCAGCTATGGAAATGTCACGATGGCAATTCTACAGAAATTCAATCTAAACCGTTGAACACAATTAATTTTCCACCATTGAATTTCAACGTGCAAGTGAGGAAGCTGCTCAAGGAAGAACACTCCACTTGAAGATTGTTTTGATGAAGGTGAGTTTATGAGAAGGATCCAGGTTTAGAGATAGAATTGAGAAAATAAGTGAGAATTTGACTTGTTATATtaacttaacattttttttgttaattactaATGGAAACAATAAATGGAGAAACAGAGTGTATTAGAGATGAGAGATTATGGGAGGAGCAACTATTTGAGAAGAGACTATACAAGGAGAGAATATGCAAGTAGCAACTATGTGAGGAGAGATTATGCAAGGAGGTGTTCTTGTTCACTTACCTCTACATCATGTTTCAAATTAAGTGTCAATGAGAGACTATACTAGAAAGtgttcttccttttcttctcatCTCAACATTCTCTTTTAAACCTCGAGGAAACTATGTGAGGAGGTGTTATTCTTTATCTCATATCAATATTCTCCCTTAAAATTAGTAAGCCTTATTTATCATCTCATCACTTTCTAAAATGTATTCTTTAACATATTCAACACCTTTCCTAAGTACCTCATCAACAAATTCAATGGctagttaaatttgagtttgacatTGATGAACTAAAGTTGCATTGTTGTGTTGCTCCAAGTACTTCTCAAGAGATAGAACACACAACTCTTCTCACAAGGATTTAAACTAGTAGTGGCtaaggtttttttgttttttttaatttcaaaatattagctTTTTGAAACTCCAAAGGAAGATATTGAACAACTAACTATTTGCTTGAGACTTGAACTTTGATACAATGAGCATCAATCTCTATATGTTTAGTCCTAACatgaaagaagaattaaaagTTAATCAATTAGCACTTTAATTGTCACACCAAATAACAGGACAAAAAAAGAACAGCATGACAAGTTTAGAAAATAGGCTTTTGAGCCAAGTAATTCCAATGGTTGTTTGTATTAAGGCTTGATGTTATGCTCCTATAGAAGATAAtgctattattttttgtttcttaaaaCACCATTGGATCAAGTTTGACCCAAAAATAACGAGTATCCAATAGTGGATCTCCAATATTGCATGTAGCTAGCCTAATTTACATCAACATAACAATTTAGTTGTAATATTGAACTCGATTCAAAGAATAAGCCTATGTTATGTGTTCTCTTGATGTATACTAGAACTCTTTACATGTTTGCTATTTTAGGCCTAGTGAGTTATTATAAAACTCTCATTATACTTTTGTAAACTGAGGGTTGTTCAAATCTATCACTATCATTGGTAAAAAATTGTGTGCTTGTCGCAAAGGAAGTTTCAACAAGCTTTGTGTCAAGCATATTAGCTTTGGCAAGGAGATCTTTAGCATTCTTGGACTAACAAAGATGTTGGCCAACTTTATTTTTTCCGACTTCATTACTTTATATAAGCAACTCTTTAATAAAGATGTTGAACCAACTCTTTAATAAAGAAAGCATACAAAGATTTATTAAGCTTACTTACTCGCCTGCCACTattgtttctttgaatttcaaatgGAACCATATACGCTTGTTCCTCTAAATTACCATTCAAAATTGTTCACATCAATCTATTTAATCTCCCACTAATAGTGAACTGGTAGAATAAGAATTACTCTAATTGTGGTAGACTTAACTAAAAGATTGGAGGTCTCAAATTAATATCCATTAAGTCTGTTGAAGCCTTCTAACCAGTAATTTAGCTTATATCTTTGGAAACTCCCATTTGCATTATACTTTATTCAGAATACCCATCTATAAGCCATAAGGTGCACATCAAAGGGAAAAAGTACTGAGGACCAAGTATTATTGAAGATGAAAGCATCCTACTCAGCTTTCATAGCTGATTTCCAATTACAGTCGAACCATGGTTCATTAACAATGCTAAGTTCAAGTTTTGGGGAATTGTGAAGTTGAGATGTTGAGCTAGAGGTAAGAATTCTTGCTTTGATCTTGTCATTAAAGGATGAATGTTTGTAGAATGTTTTGACAATATAATGGAATTATTAGGTAATGTAGATTGTGCAAATGATAAATCAACTTTCAGATTTATAAGAGAATATGACTTCGAAAGGCTAAGGCTTAGTGGAGATTCTGGTGAAGAGGACTAGATTgtgcaaatgttttaaaatggACTCTGCCTTAATTGGCTTtgcattaattaattacccatacCATAGAAGAACATTAGCTCTCGCCTGACTTGCTCTTCTAAGCCAACTCTTCACATCATTAATGACAGTGGCCTGATGGCACAGAGAAGGAACCCACCATATACAAGGGGTACAAATTCCAAGTCCATTTCCGTGCAAAACTAGTAAACTAGTCCAGCCTGCAGGCCCAACTATTTCAGAAACAAGAAATGATTTTTACATTCTGACATAACTTCTGTCAGTGATCGTTTACTGGTTATTTCTTTTGCTTGACATACAAAGGAGGGATGTCgacacttttatttttttaatataatttagatatataaataatatattattatataatgagatattattttatttttaattcaaaattattcaattatataatgatacataatctatatattcaaattttatattaaaagtttgtatgcataattttattgtataaaaaaatgtacATGCAATATGACAAACTCGTTGTAAATCTTAAACCTAGTTCATTAAACCGATGATTCTTTTCAAATGAAGTGTTTAATACTTTCTTAACAATTTAtgcaaattttttaagatttatgtattattattggTTCAGTGATGAAGTATTTTACCCAGTAGACTCAATTGATCTCCATGCAATATTTTATGCCAAACTAAAACTATTGATGATTAGTAAGCAAAAAAGCCACAAGACACTCCACCTGTTGGGGTATATTGTATAACAACTGGTAAGGATATGCGAAAAACagttcaaaccataaatttagATCATATCATTCAAAATTCGCAGTTTGTTTTGAATTGGATTGGAAAAAGAACtttatagtaatttattattttagttgcTGATCGAATAGttttaaaactgaatcaaattataaactattttttctataaagatAAGCATATGAATATTTCATATACGGTGCTTTTTCCGTAACAAAGTGAATCAAATTTGGACTTACCTTCATGgcaattgaaaagaaaaaatgttatctATATTAGTGTAGTTAATTTACGTAACACATTCCCACCACATTATTTTATGGAGAAGAAAGAGGATATGATCTCTTGAATCAACGGATGCACATTTTCTAATGATCGCTTGCACATAAGCCAATGTTTAAAATTAGAAAGAGCGATTAATTGATGTTGGCAAATAAAAGTCATTTATATTGGCTCTCAGCCTCCAAGACATGGCAGCGGCTTGTGCTCTGCGGCTCAACCCACGCCTCCTATTTTTGGCACAATTCACAGAGACACGGTTTGTTGACTATGCAAACTGTATCGGGGTTTTAGGATAAGGTTTGACAGATTCAATCTAAAAGACATTTAAGTCGTGTCACAAGTGTTGCAATGCTGGTAGGCTATCCTGACTTACTGAGCCTGGCAATTTAATACATCTAGACATGATCCAACCTTTAAATACGGTGAGTTATACCGAAAGTCAGCTTGACATCATCCAACATAACTCGTTATCAGGTCAAGTCTGGCAATTAATACATCTAAACATGTTACATGCCCCAATCTTTAAATACGGTGAGGTATATCGAAAGTCAGCTTGACATCATCCAACATGACTCATTATCGGGTCTACTGCCCCCGTTATCAAGACACGCTTTCAAAGTTTTGAGTCACGTGTGGATATGCTTGAGTTATTCTCTTAAGATGGTCAGAAAATAGGTGATAATCCggataatttaatttgaaaaatattttattattaaaattaaaaaattatttttaagataaattattttaaaaattattatatataaattatgattacatataataaaatttaataaaaataagtaagtataaataattattatgtttgataaaagataataaaaaatactaatatattattttacttaaatattattgaatataattattttaaaatattttttatattatttgttatattaattaaaaataagatttttttattttaaaaaattattaaataaagatatagttataattaaatcaagattactttattaatattttaatacctaatgtGGAGatggtaattagattatcttttatattatttatcatatcactaatgataataaaaaattatcaaaatattttattatccataaaccaaacaaaattatataaataataaaatataaattatcataataattttttaatctctttaactaaatatttttttacttatattgtatttaacGGTTTTTAATTCTGTACATTAAATggttaaatgaattaaaaatacaaattattgatatacacattcaatttaatttgatttagtttctaGTCTCATACCTAAATcaaacctagaattggtttcGTTAGGTATGAGACTTTGTCAATAAATGTTTACaatttgctttaattttttttttttaaacggaTTAAATCTGTTAAAGACGTACTTTGCTTGGTTCTAGAATTCAAATGAGTCTGAGGTTTGACATTAAGCTATTCAAAACTCTAGAAATTAAATGGCGACTACGTTAGAATTCATATGAGTCTAAGGTTTGAAATTTCGTAATGCCcttaaagtttttcttaatGCTTTATAACTTTACGCAAATTTATTTAAGgttattttaaaagtattagcaaaaaagtacaaaaattaaaaaaaataaaactaaaataatcttataattgaaataaatgtcaaatattaagatataatatgaaaaaaggaaatatatattagcatttttcccttttaaaaatatatttttattcaattaaattttttagaactcttcatattttaaaattttatcactctatattttaaaatgtttatcgcctgatttttctaaaaatttcacttatttttcatattttaaaatttttattttaaatatttttattaaataataattttatcattgacagtaataataaaatttaatataaaataaatatttaaatttttaataattaatagataaaaattaagatttttattaaactttaactgaaaaataattatttgaccAAACGAAAAATTGGTTTCTTGTGATAGTTtcttaactttttaattaagtCAACTGTCATAGACAATAAAGTATTGTGCCGCAACTATCTTGGAtagttcataatttattatcacACCGACATGAATCAGGTCAATTCACCCAAATAATAACTAACGGGGTTGAAATTTTCCACACAAGGCTCCCTCCGAATAATCTAGTGGAAAATATCTACTTATTTGCCATTTCAAAGCTGTAACATTCGGATGTTCATTTGATCATGCGACATATTCAACCGGGGGCTTCATGTCAATCATATGGATAAGATGTATGAGAAAATCAAATTAGTGAATTAATTTATgactttaatttataaataaatcaaatttatatatatgataacatttctcatatttgataataaattatatctatttttatcaattacCTGCAGTAGTTGACTTTCTGTTGGGTTAAATCGAAGAAGTCGCGACACGTCGTGACAAGTCCGTGACTATTGATGTGATTCCAGCCACAGTCCAGTTAAGCCGCGTTGAATTAGGCCCCACTTTGCAGGTGATACAGATGATATTAAATTTCACATTAAATCTTAGGATAAGAACGGTTGGAGAgtacagattttttttttctttttttatgacgaaagggataaaattttaaattgtattaataaaaaataataataattaggtttatttttatttaaaaaaaaagactaaattcgtactacttttattaaatatattaaattaatatttgagtttttaaaataaaataaaaaatattctaattatatttatttgacaatctcaataaaaatacttaaattttaaatttatttataaaataaaattaaaaattcggttcctttaaaaaaatatataatataatctttttaataaaaaaaattaaatacttcatatatatatataaatatatatataaaatacatataaaaaataatatgaatttaaaattttttataatataataatattaaaattttaatttatttaatttaataattatataatcgaccattagatttaaaatttgttttaattaatatgattaatttaattttaaaaataataatctgatTGAGGTGGAGatacttgttaaaaaaaaaaacaatagtcTTGCCAATATATAACCTTCACATCGgttttttctatttcaaataattttacatttttaaaaataattcgaACAACCTCTTAGCCTTCAATTTCCAccttgattaaaataatatgtcaaaagaaaaattacaaaaggGCATCAACTGACCAACAGATTCGAAGATCATCAATGCCACGAAGACCCAacaaagaattcttaatctacAAATAATCAAAGAATTACAGCagttaattaatatccctttttaCATTTGTcttgataaaattattcataaatcatTTGCGTTCCTTCTCATCTTGAACACCGTCCCCCAAACGCACTGTTCGAATCTTGAATCTCTCAAGCTTCGACGACAACTCATCCAACGGTCTCCGGACACCGCGCGTTCGGGTTACCGGAACATTCGAACTTGTTTCTCCGGTGGTTGGTACTTTATCATTCAATATTCTATTCTGTTGACCTCTCGGACTTCCGAAAAGTTTCATATACAAATCAGAAATTTCTCTGACTTTTGGCGATGCTGCAAGTGCTGGACCAAAACAGTGATCAAGATTATACGGAAGCTTGGGGCTAATTCCATTTGGCGTTAATGGTCTAGGCGTGCAGAATGGAGAGCCATTGTTGAAGGTGCTCAAAGATTCTGAGAGTTGAACGAATTGTACATGCGTGGGGCAGGAGATGTCAGTCTTCATCGAAATATGAAGTATAGAGGAAAAAAAAGTTGTGGGAATTTAGAATTGAAACtgggtttctttctttttggtgATCGCTGTGAGAATATGATTCTTTGAATGTTGATGCAAGCACCAGTTGAATAGCCCTAAGGTGATTATATAAGTTACGAGTGCTTTGACTAGTTTAGCTTAGCTTGTAACATTGTACTTTCGGACTTGTTCAAACTTGTCTCGTTAGAAGAATAATTTGCTCGCTTGGAAGAGTTGATGTGGTCTTGCAGTGATGGCTTTGACATTGTAATCCAGTTGGcatttgaaatatattaaagAATGCATAATTTGCGgggctaaatgactatttcccacccaaggtttagtacaAATTATTTCACtcattaactatcaaaaatctaaatatctattaaattttgttgttgttattaaatataaaattctaatttattaaaatctaacaagtttttcccacccaagatttgaaaaatcagtATTTTTCCATTAAGGTTTTTCTAATATGTTGTTGGCACTCGAAGACAATGATGTTCTCCTTTTCTTCCTACTTCTCTCTCATATGCTCTCCATTTTTTACCACATCAGTTGTCCTCTCCCTCACTAGCCAATGCACAATAAGACCAAGATCTTGTTGTTGAAGAGGAAAGGAAAAAACTCGggatttatagtttttaaacttgggagAAATTGCTAATTTTTAAACCTGGGGGAAAATGTGAGGGATTTatagttttttcaaatatttttcctaaataacaattttacccctgataataacaataaaatgacaattcaaAATCTTCCTTCCATTTTTTAATGACCAACTCTGGCAGAGCCATATTCTTTCTCCACCATTGATTATGGACGATAGCATCTCTTTTTCTCCCTCCGACGATGAAGGCTCTTTGGATGATGAAGGATTCATCTAAACAATGAATCCTTATTCGGCCAAACAAATTTGCACTCAATGTTTTACGATTCCAACACTTGTGATGATTCCAACCAATTCAATTATTCGATCAATGCATCAAACAATTTTGCAGATAGGAGGGAGCATCGGTAGAGAAAGAACATGAGTTGTCAATCAGAGATGGAGATGGTcgccaaaaaaggaaaaagaaaaactctaaaagggaaaatataacttttcaaaatataggTCGggggaaattataaattttttaaaataagataaaatttttatttattttaataatattaataaaataatgattttacccttataactaataaagaatgaataaaaaataaatatttgaattttttaaatttcacatatGTGAGTTTAGAAATtgactaaaacttgagtggaaagaagtcttttgacctttatTGCTTGGAGGGGAAGTCAAGAAAATAAACTTCAAATAAGGGGTGATTTTGACGGccaaagtttttgaaattttctctctaaaaaagTATAATACGTTTCAAAGTGATCTTAATCTTTCCATTTTTGTATGTAAATAGATGATGCGGCTACATCGATGGCCGACATCTGAattatttcactattttatgaCAAATTATGGTTGAGGGTGGTGGGGATTTGACGGGGCGAAGAAGATTTTAAAGAAAGGGAGATTTAGGagaattcattttaattataacaaattgt
It contains:
- the LOC123226670 gene encoding ethylene-responsive transcription factor ERF024-like; translation: MHYSKSNKSTSPSSSSSGSRSNASTTAGAIVKSAPGRHPTYRGVRRRSSGKWVSEIREPRKPNRIWLGTFASPEMAAIAYDVAALALKGQEAELNFPNTAASLPMPASTSPRDIQAASASAAAALGAAKDALFGVESQESTETNIVASETEREMTQHEFVDEDLIFDYPNVLVNMAQGMLLSPPRLDIGGDYDDDDANNAGEDHNLWKFP